The sequence TGCCGTCTGTGGATGTTGCATATCAAACAATTGTGAACTCAGAACGCCTGAAAATTGGAGATGGAGTTGTGACTACAGAGATGCAAGAGAATGTTATGGCTTTTAAGGTGCAATCTGATCAACGCCTACTTAATAGTGCTTATGATCCCAACATACTCTGCAAAACTTgcagcagacaaggacactctgATGATGGCTGTTTTAAGATTATTGGATatccagaatggtggggagacagaccaaagaatggaagaggaggaagaactggaggaagaggacgtactggaagaggaggtagaggacaaggaggaaATCCTGTTCGTGCTCATAACCTGCATATTTCGGCAGCAAAGGAGAGTGCTGGTGCTGGTACGTCATCAGCTGATGGAACGGGTCTAGTAGGAGTTACAGCAGCACAAGTTCAAGAGGtgatggagtttttaaactcaagaaaGTCTGGTTCTCATCTACAAGGTAAAAAGAATAAAACATCCTGGATTGTTGACACAGGTGCAACAAATCATGTTACGTATGAACTTCTTAACATGAGGAGTGTACGAGATATTAGGGCATGTTCAGTTGGATTGCCTAATGGAAAATATGCATACTCTGAGAAAATTGGAACCGTGATTCTCCCTGGTGGATTGAAACTTGAAAACGTGCTTTATGTACCACAGATAAcctgtaacctaatttcagtcacacaacttattgatgagatgaGTTGTATTATTCAATGTACTAACaaattatgtcttatacaggaccggtctacgaggaggatgattggagtggctgagagacaaggtggactatatattttctgtggtgtgccgcaTGTTGAAGTTATGGCTGTGCATGAAGATTCATATGAGTTGTGGCATCAGCGTATGGGACATCCTTCAGAAAAAGTTTTGCAGAAATTGCAAGGTGTGAGTAGATTaattaagaagaataatgatgcttgtgatatttgtccccgggcaaagcatcgtagaagcagttttgctagtagtttgagtaaatcgaattgtatttttgatttagttcatatagatttatggggtccttataagatccattcatcatgtggagcacaatattttctaacaatagttgatgatttttcaagaggtgtttggatttatttaattcggaataaaacagaagttgaatcaatatttcgtgaatttgttgctcttgtgaagcgtcaatttaacaaggatattaaaattgttagaagtgataatggaacggaATTTAATGCATTACGTGGGTATTTTAAGACTAGTGGAATAGTCTTTGAGACGTCTTGTGTAGGTACTCCAcaacagaatggaagagttgagagaaaacatcaacatataatgaatgtggcacgggctttgagatttcaagcaagcttgccgaaacggttttggggagagtgtgcattgacagcggcgtacttgatcaatcgtactcctacacctatCCTAAATAATAAAACACCATATGAAGTATTGTTTGGAAAACCACCTCTATATAAACAGTTGAAGGTCTTTGGATGTTTGTGTTATGTATATGATCAAAGTAGCAAAGGAGATAAGTTTGCTAGTCGAGGAAGAAGGTGTGTGTTTCTAGGATATCCATTCGGTAAGAAGGCATGGCAAGTGTACGATCTCGACACAAGAAGGTTTATAGTGTCTAGAGATGTAAAATTCTATGAGACACAATTTCCATATAAGACCGAGTTGGATGGAACTATAACTCATATAACGACTGATGTCGCTGGCACTACACATGAGACAGATCGTGTTGGTGAAGAATGGAGTGATGATAGTGATGAAGATTCAGTAATAGCTGGCGGAGAAGAAGGTGCAGAAATACAACGACAGACAGATGCAGATGTCGTTGTACAGACTGCAGCGCCTGGTGGAAATGTTGCAGTTCAGACTGCGACATCTGCAGAAACTGCAGCAGAACAGACTGCGACATCTGCAGCAGAACAGACTGCGACATATGCTGAAGATAACGCTGTTAAGCACAAGTCTACGGCATCAGAAATTAAGGCAGATGTAAATGGTGATGGACAACCCACAAATACCGTTGCTGTGAACAACGATTTGGGTAAGGGAAAGCGTCAGAAGATCCCATCAAGTAGGCTGAAaggttttgtgacgcacaccattcgagaaaatagtccatctcactctcaatcatcacagtcatcatcctcaggtacaccttatcctttgacatattatgttagttgtgacaggttttctgacatgcataaaaattatattgctgCATTGTCGGCAAAGTCTGAGCCGAAAAATTTCAGAGAGGCAATGACACATCCAGGTTGGAGGAAAgcaatggcggaagaaatacgggCCTTAGAAGAACAAGGCACATGGGATATCACCGAATTGCCACCTGGTAAGAAGGCTCTAGGAAGTAAGTGGATATATAcggaaaaatatgatgaaaatgGTACTTTGGTACGTTTAAAAGCAAGACTTGTGATTTTTtgaaatcatcaagttgaaggttTGGATTACAATGAGACGTTTGCACCAGTGGCAAAGATGACAACTGTTCGTATGTTTTTGGCTGTTGCTGCGGCTAAGCAATGGgatgtgcatcaaatggatgtgcataatgcattcctacatggagatttggaagaggaagtatatatgaaaataccacctggattttctaagggtaatcctaatatggtgtgtaaaatgaagaaatcattgtatggactaaaacaaGCACCGCGGTGTTGGTTTGCGAAGCTGTCCACTgcattgaagaattatgggtttcggcaatcgtactcagattattctctctttactatacTAAAGGTaaagatgcaacttaatgtgctggtgtatgttgatgatttgattattgcagGAAATGATCTGGTTGCGCTTACACAATTTAAAGCATACTTGGGtcaatgttttaagatgaaagatttagGAAAGTTGAAATACTTCCTAGGATTGGAAGTGGCACGTAGTAAAAAGGGTTTCTACATATGCCAAAGAAAATATGCATTGGATATTATAATGGAAACAGGTTTATTGGGTGCGAAACCTGCAGAGTTTCCTATGGAGACAAATCATCGTCTTGCCTTAGCAACAGGAGATTTGCTTAGTGATGtagagaaatatagaagattGGTTGGGCGTTTAATATATTTATCCGTCACCAGACCAGATCTTGCTTACTCAGTGCATATCTTATCTCAGTTTATGCAACGACCTAGACtggagcattgggaagcagcacttcgtgtggttagatatttgaaaaaaaatcctggacaaggaattctgttgcgctctgatagtagtttcAAATTGAGAGGTTGGTGTGATTCGGATTGGGCAAGTTGTCCTATAACTAGACGCTCACTGACGGGTTGGTTTGTTCTTTTTGGTGATTCACCAGTAtcttggaagactaagaagcaacaaactgtgtctcgtagctcggctgaagcagaatatcgttccatggcggcggctacatgtgaattaaaatggttgaaacaattactccGAGATTTGGGAGTTCACCATACACAAGcaatgagtcttctttgtgatagtcaatcATCGTTATATATTGCGAAGAACCCTGTGTTTCATGAAAGAACGAAACACATTGAAGTGGACTGTCATCTAGTTAGGGATGCGATAATAAGGAAGATTATTTCACCTTCTTATACTCCTACCACAATACAGTTGGCGGATATATTCACAAAGTCGTTGGGGAAAGCTCAGTTTCATGGTctattgtccaagatgggcatttgtgacctgcatgctccgtcttgaggcgGGGTATTGAGAATGTGTCTGAGACTAATTAGGAAGGTCTCAGATGTACACGTCTCTTAGAACATAAACTAGGAaagtctgagactgatatggaatgtgTTTATACTAGGAAAGTCTAGGAAAGACTTATTCTAGGAAACCAAGACTGATATGGAATGTATTTCTATTAGGACTCTATTATGTGGTCGCAcatatatatccttgtaatcagttTTGAAGAGACGTGAAATAATATACACAAAATTCTTAACATCAACTCTGTGACCAAACTACAGCTTTAGAATACTTATGTAGTTTGATTCTAGTGGTAAACAGGTACCAATCAAACCCAAGTCATAATCCACCATTTGTAGACTCATTTCTGTTTGTTTATCATTTATTGAGTTCCCGTGGAAAGAGGAGAGGTAGCTTGGGAGCCAGCAGGCCTACAACTGGTGGTTGGGAATGAGGGGAGCATTAAGCTCTTATCTTTTATCCGCCTTTTATTCTCTTTTTAGCTAGTTTTGTTTCAATTAGTATGTAGTTAAAAGATGTTTGAGGTTTTTCTTAGATCGATACTGCGAACCTCTATTATTCTCATAGCAGAACGAATCTTTTCACATGATGAATTGTAGTTAATGAATGGTTAGGACTGGTTAGGAGGATTATTCGAATTACAGCCTTTTGTTGTCATTTCATTTTAGTTGTTCATCATTTATGTATCTGTTATGTTGCTAGCAAACTTTTCTGCCGCTTGTAGTATTGGACGTGCTGTTTGTGTAAACTATAAAACACTGAGACATTACATGGACTCAGTGAAAGATTGTTTATAAATCATTCGGTTAATCAAAAACCGTCCGAATTTTAACAAAACCGAGTAAAAATCGAAACCAATAAAACCGAAATACATGGTTTCattgatttttgatgattttggcAAAAACCGATAAAAACGGAACCATGTGCAGCCTAGCCGCAAACATTATCCATCTTCCGTCCTTCAAAATTGAAATTGGAGGAATTCAAATGCAAAGTACTTTGCACACGCGTCTCCATAATACTCGACCTTACTACTGCTTCCTTGGACCCACCAGTTTGACTTTCTCCCGCTTTTCCAGACACGTGATCAGCACGCCGTTGGATTTTTATTTGTTGCTGATCATCGGACATGGTGTTCGACGTCAGAAAAATCCCGGCGGAGGCTCCATTCTATGGATGGTGACGTACACAGGTTTCATATTTTGCCTGGATGGATCGAGCAGCTCACCAATAAGCGAATCTCAACCCACACTCTTCTATTCTCAATGGTTAACTCCTAACACCAAACGCCATTACTAACATGGCCACGTACAAGAACCCTTATTTCGATAAATCTGTTGCCATTGATGATTCAGCAGTAATGTCAATCAAACCACCAAATTTATCACCAAGACACCAATAGTCTTGAAAGTATTGAAGTCCCACATATTATTGTTTCTTAACGTTTAGTAAGTTTGTTTTGTGAATAGCATTTATACAAGCGAACCAAGGGAAGATACGAATATTTAAGAGTATGGGAAGACCATGTGGGAACTGTGGATTTGAAAGGTTTCCCAACATAACTCCACCACCTTATAAACATGTGCTTCTGTATATAAATTACACCATGTGACAACTTGAAAACATCAACTGAGATGTAATATAGAAGCTCTCTTTCTTGTGAAGAACTGAGTAGTTGATACTTGAAAAAAAAGCTACTGTTCTGAGCTGGATTCGTAAATTTACAATAAGCATATATGAACTTTAGAGAAATGTGTATTTTTATGTACTTTCAAAAAGAAATATGAAAGCTTCCATATAGTGTTTCGATTAAAGAAAGAGGTACCTCTGAACTGCACTTGTTCCTCTTGATTTTGCCTCAAGAAAAATCTCGTTGTTGCACACCCTCAAAATTAATCCATTGTTAAAAATGTAAACTTGATTTTCAGTTTAGAAGAAAccgttttttggggactactcaaaaatggtgagggactactcttcattttttggggtggatattagaagtaataatcagtcaccccttatctaagttctTTTTTAATATCAAACTTGCCCTTGGAAATTAAATTAgcgtaatgattagtgagattaaattaataagttgattttttccaaaagaataattattgagaggaagaagaagaagatgaagatggaggatttggaagaaaaaaagttaaaatatttttctttaagagccacaacaagaatatgatgttttgggtactcacAGATACTTTAAATTTAGTTAATGGTACATGAATCagccaaaacattcctaaaaatgaataatttacaaattgatttcggtttgAGGAGGTGATGAAAGGAGATGGAATTATATGTCTAGGTGGTGGTGATGTGAGGAGGTGATTATATATATAGGtaaagggtaggttagtcatttaaACACTTTAAGATATCCCTTATAAATCAAAAATTCTTTATGAACCGCCATTTTGAACAATGACAAAACAACTCACTCACACAAAACACTAATGGGACCCCTGTTTGCTTTTGGGATGGTGGGGCCCACAAATTTTGTGATAGGGTAGACAttcctatcacaaagtagtctcctccatttttgagtagtccccaaaaaacggTATTTTagaagtgtctagaattatctAGGCCTGACTTGTCAATCTACACTAGTAATCAAGCCCATCTAGAGTCTTCACGGTTAAAGAAAAATAAGAGCCCAAGTTCTCTAGAATTTCTGGGCAGATGTAAAGTAGGGAATGACTCGTGAATATTCTTGACAAAACTAGAGTAGTTAAGAGTCAGTTGAAAGCTCCTATAAATAGGGCAGTAGAGATGATGGGGAAGGTGTAACTGAGTGAATATCCAAAGTGAGGTATAGGTAATCGAGTGGAAACAGAAGTGAGTACTAAGGTGTAAAAGAAAGAGCGTTGTAAGAGAAGTACGACCAGTTTTCAAACCACATGTTGACTGTTGAGTGTTTGTGAGCCCATTCTCAAAAACCATTTATCCCATTAactccaaatccatttccaacaAAATAGAATAGACGATTATGTTAGCCAATAATAATACGAGTGAGTAAGAATTGAGATAACCATCATTTTTCTAGAATTTTGAAGATTTGTTTCAGAACTTAATACGGTCGGGAAACCAAATCGTACTGatttttacggttgggaaaacaTGGACTCCCAACCGTATTTATGAATTACTGCTAGGAAACCCGACCGTATTTTAGGTTTTTACAAAAAAGGATTTGCCGACGTGCAACGCACGTGCAGTATACTTGTATATTTAATCATCTAGCACTCACCTAATGAATTTGTAATCACCTTCGGACAAGACATACTTTTCACACTTTCAGGTTGATTTCTGTTGTTATCTCAATCATTTATCTTATCACATGAAACCTTGGAGTAATTAGTAAAGATGATCAAGGCGTTATTCAGCTTCGAGCAACATGGATTCTTACTTGAAACGAGATGTCATTATGCTGCTATCTATTCAAAGAAGGTGTACGTTTGTCTGTTCTTCTTCCACCATATTCCCATATGAAACCACCAACTACTAGTCTGTTCAGGGTTTATGACGGCGTTCTTGAGGGAAGAAAGAGATCCGGGGatgcaaaagaagaagagaaatatgTTTTTGTATAGACGTATTAAATAGTAGCAAATTCGGTCAAAGAAAGTCAAGATCAATGTGACTCATATCCATGATATATATGCCACGGTTCTGACACTCCTGATTAGGGTTGCATAGAAACCGAACCGTAACCGTAAAAACCGCACCGTAACCGCATCGAACCGATAATCTAATATTGGGTCACGGTTTTAATTTTAATAACTGTTAGATCTTCGGTTCGGTCAACGGTTTTACCCATAACCGCATCCTAACCGAACCGTAATAACCGTAAAATCTGAATCGTTACTTTTATACCTATTTTAGATCCTAACCGTCAATacatggatatatatatatatatatatgcattacAAACCTTAAATCTAAAACTTATTCCTACTTCTGCAGCAACATTTGTTCTCTTCCCCCTGTCTGTAATCACCAGTTTTTGTTCTCCTCTCTATCACAACCATCAACTCGATCGGGAGCATCACCATAACCTAGCCGACACAAATATCTGTAGGTGCTGTCGGTCTCGTGGACACCAGGATATTGCATTTCGTGCTACCGGCAGATGCATTCAGCAAAATTATGCTTTGACAAGTTGGGAAAAGCCAATTGCCGCATCAAAAGATTAGGAGACTTCTGCATTTTATGCAACACATAGACTTAATAACTGAGACAATCAAAAGATGCAGCAACATATACCGAATACGCCATTGATCTTGTTATTGGAATCATATTGGAAGCCAAACACAACGGTTCCATATGAACAAACAAACACAACTCCTGTCTAGGATCGTATAAGTTTTACCTCCACCACGTATACCTTGGTAGAAATATGGGTTTGAACAGTTAGAGTGTAATCTGGTCACAAATCCTAATTTTAGAGTAACATAAGTCAAACAAATTGTTATCTGTTTATGACAACTTAACGGTTGGAGCAACATAAGTTCAAGAAAAATTATCATCTGTTTAAGAAAACTTAACAGAGATGAATCTTCAAAATTACAAGTCAAGAAGAGACTAGAGAGAACCAATACAAATTTTCAACACCAGAAAAAGAAGATCCATACTGCCACAAAGGATAATGCAAATCATAAGATTAGCTGGCTGGGGGAATCGGCTTACGGCCCGGCACTATTAGTGGAAGGTGGGTCTAAAACATGAATACGAACTCTCATTCCACTGTAGCAATATCCGTGACCGCTGATGAAGAAATAATCTTTGCTTACACCGACATCTCTACCGGATCCAGCGCTCCAAGAGTGAATCGGATTGGACTCATCACATGTATCGTAATCAATCTTATTCACTTGTAGGACATTGTGTTGATTCCGATCGTAAACAAAAACTGAAACAGGGGGGAAATTATTAATGATTGGTTGTTCAAGTTTTACAATGGAGACTCACTGCCTATTTATTGGCTTTCTTCAACCGATAGTACATACTCTACACCAGTCTAGAGTTTTCTGAACTTTATCGCTAACTGAATGACTAATATTTGCTTTACATAAACTTTGACTGACTTGCTTCTCTTGATCATTCGGGATACATTTGAACTCAGGTAATTCTAGACTTTTCTAAACCATGTTCACACTTATCAGGACAATTAGACATGACAAATTAGGATATTCCAGCACATAACCAGATAACTTAGTTTAGTGACCTTTTAAGTTTTAGAGACAGAACATGATACCGattcaacataaacccatgagTTCACTAGTTACATGACGCCATTATAGTGCGTAGAGTTTAAATCATAGATCTAGATGCATGACTCAGACGAGTTAATGCAGGTTATACAAAACTAAAACCAAGTCCATCGTGCACAGATCTAGAATGGTACCTCATCCTCAtgttaaaaaataaaatcaatcaatcaatcaaaaaaaaagcAGAAAATTGTTGATACCACATCCTCAGGTTAAAACGTAAAATCAATCAGTCAAAAAAAGCAGAAACTTGTTGAATAAAATTTTAGATCCAGTAAAGAAATGACATTTCGGTGGAAAAAGAATCCATGGATCTAAAAGATGTAAGCGGAGAAAAATTACCAAGCCAATCACCCTTGTAAAATTTGATACCCGACTCCAGATTGTATAATCCACATTTGGGGTCCATCCATTGTTACCGCCAACAGTCCAACTTTTAGCTTCAACTTTAGTTGGAATGAGAATCACTAAGATCATTAGCAGAGAACAGAAAAGAAAACCGAATCTTGACATCGCACTGTTATGTTAATAACAACCGGTAAGAACCCTAACAGGACTAAGAACACAAATCTGAAAATGAGTAGCAGCCGCTCTTAACTTTTCTCTTCATGCCCTGAAAGAGATACAAAGGGATAGTTATATACCCCTCACAAAAAACCTAATCTGAGATCTAATCCAGGGACACATCACAGCCGTCCGCTGCTTCACTAATTAATACTAAACAAAACGGCTACTTAAGTAATTAATGACTAGATTATTCCCTAATCAAAGCTTACGGAACTCTGATACATATTCGCACCCACTTAAATTGATAGAGGCACCCCACCAACTTGTCGTGCTATGACACGCACCTGCTTTCTCAAGAAACTAAGAAGGGAAATATGTTATAAAAATTAATGCCTATAAACTAATTACTAATGGAAATTATTGGTAATTTGGGATCGCTAGTTGGGTTTTTATTTTCGTTGATGCTTTCTGTGGGTTCTTGTTCTGTTCCAGTACCCTTCTAACTGCATGCTTGCGCAAATGCAATTTTTTGGGATGAAAATGTTGGAGTGAACCCAGGcgttcaagatcttcatctgatttgTAAGGAGAAGCGAGATGCAACTGAGAAATTAAAATCATGGAATGCAAACAGATAATCATTTTCAGCTATCAATTTTTTATGCAGAGAAAAATCAAATTACATAACGACCAGTTACTCACTAAGATTGTGAGCAATTTAGATTAGACATTCGAGGATATCAAGAATAATTGACAACAAAAGGAAAATGGTAACAAGAATCATCCCAACCAACTTGCCTAGAAGGAGAATTGAAGATGCCTGACATTGACGCATATAGAAAGGACCCAGGCCAAGACACATGTGCAACAGTTTGGAATGTTTGGGCGCTAGAGAATGAGTAGAAACATAATTGTAGCTGTGAGTAGAGAAACGTTTGTTCTGATGGCCGTTAAGTCCTTAAGCTCAAACGTTTGTTCTCCTAGGAGAGCAATTTTTGAGTGGTTTTTGCCTTCAAGTGCGTATGGTAATGGAAGTAATTGAACCACTTGGGCCAACTTATAGTAATAGGTAATACTTGGCTTGGCACCCACGGTTAGGTCTTAGGATTTCGCATGATCACCGCCCACTATATAAACTCAGAAATTGTTATCTACATCATCACCACTAGACCTTGCCGTCTCTTCCTCTCTCACTTTCTCTCTCAGATATCATCTAGTCCAAAGTCTCTTTTCC is a genomic window of Papaver somniferum cultivar HN1 unplaced genomic scaffold, ASM357369v1 unplaced-scaffold_6, whole genome shotgun sequence containing:
- the LOC113343493 gene encoding uncharacterized protein LOC113343493, giving the protein MVNEIESSKGKTVEYDVQKKNPVYYLVTRPEDPDQLEEWIAVQSMLVSWISNTLELSVRSTLGDYEDASKFVEREDLLHYFLIGLDSVYSSLREQLLAREPLPSVDVAYQTIVNSERLKIGDGVVTTEMQENVMAFKVQSDQRLLNSAYDPNILCKTCSRQGHSDDGCFKIIGYPEWWGDRPKNGRGGRTGGRGRTGRGGRGQGGNPVRAHNLHISAAKESAGAGTSSADGTGLVGVTAAQVQEVMEFLNSRKSGSHLQGPVYEEDDWSG